The Xanthomonas indica genome has a segment encoding these proteins:
- a CDS encoding ParA family protein encodes MRIWAIANQKGGVGKTTTTLAMGRGLAMLGHRVLMLDLDPHASLTRAFDVPQEPQPPGVLDLFASPPGELAALARDTAVERLSFVCGQTALATLERRSANQPGLGLALQQAMARHAGQHDYILLDCPPTLGLLMINALAAADRVIIPTQAEPLALHGLASMVRTVDMVERSRRRPLPASILPTLFDKRTRAGNETLRQMQDSYGERVWEDAIPVDTKICNVKALTVAGVPGDYPGRGLAAYRRALEWLLASDATPMEQAA; translated from the coding sequence ATGCGCATCTGGGCGATCGCCAACCAGAAAGGTGGCGTGGGCAAGACCACCACCACGCTGGCCATGGGCCGTGGGCTGGCCATGCTCGGGCACCGCGTGCTGATGCTCGATCTCGATCCGCACGCCTCGCTGACCCGGGCCTTCGACGTGCCGCAGGAACCGCAGCCGCCGGGCGTGCTCGACCTGTTCGCGTCCCCGCCGGGCGAGCTCGCCGCACTGGCCCGCGACACCGCGGTCGAGCGCCTGAGCTTCGTCTGCGGGCAGACCGCGCTGGCCACGCTGGAACGGCGCAGCGCCAACCAGCCCGGCCTGGGCCTGGCGCTGCAGCAGGCCATGGCCCGCCACGCCGGCCAGCACGACTACATCCTGCTCGACTGCCCGCCGACCCTGGGCCTGCTGATGATCAACGCGCTGGCCGCGGCCGACCGCGTGATCATCCCGACCCAGGCCGAACCGCTGGCCCTGCACGGCCTGGCCAGCATGGTCCGCACCGTGGACATGGTCGAGCGCTCGCGGCGCCGCCCCCTGCCCGCCTCGATCCTGCCGACCCTGTTCGACAAGCGCACCCGTGCCGGCAACGAGACCCTGCGGCAGATGCAGGACAGCTACGGCGAGCGGGTGTGGGAAGACGCCATCCCGGTCGATACCAAGATCTGCAACGTCAAGGCGCTGACCGTGGCCGGCGTGCCCGGCGACTACCCCGGCCGCGGCCTGGCCGCCTACCGCCGCGCGCTGGAATGGCTGCTGGCCAGCGATGCGACACCGATGGAGCAAGCCGCATGA
- the motD gene encoding flagellar motor protein MotD: MARKHSHDEHANHEAWAIPYADLMTLLLAFFVVMYALSTINEAKYRVMADAMSAAFGGTPKTLRPVQVGDQALQGQGGERPTPIKSSPALTLPDPNRLPSGNAQRGDDLRDAQQLRRAQRQLDGIADRLGAALAPLIQKKLITVRRAGLWIEVEINSDILFGSGSAALDQSARATLSELAQVLAGVPNGVRVEGYTDNTPIATAQFPSNWELSAARAASVVHLFADQGLQPSRLSMIGYGQFRPRASNDTPAGRNANRRVVLVILADSGDSTDATPSASDRLSAGAAPATPTPPAAAAAGSAGSPRAVPAIEGVN; this comes from the coding sequence ATGGCCCGCAAGCATTCCCACGACGAGCACGCCAACCACGAGGCATGGGCCATCCCCTATGCCGACCTGATGACGTTGCTGCTCGCCTTCTTCGTGGTGATGTACGCGCTGTCCACGATCAACGAAGCCAAGTACCGGGTGATGGCCGACGCGATGAGCGCGGCGTTCGGCGGCACCCCGAAGACGCTGCGCCCGGTGCAGGTCGGCGACCAGGCGCTGCAGGGCCAGGGCGGCGAGCGGCCGACCCCGATCAAGTCCAGCCCGGCACTGACCCTGCCCGATCCCAACCGGCTGCCCTCGGGCAATGCGCAGCGCGGCGACGACCTGCGCGACGCGCAGCAGCTGCGCCGCGCGCAGCGCCAGCTCGACGGCATCGCCGACCGCCTCGGCGCCGCACTGGCGCCGCTGATCCAGAAGAAGCTGATCACCGTGCGCCGCGCCGGGCTGTGGATCGAAGTGGAGATCAACAGCGACATCCTGTTCGGCTCCGGCTCGGCCGCGCTCGACCAGAGCGCACGCGCCACCCTGTCGGAACTGGCGCAGGTGCTGGCCGGCGTGCCCAACGGCGTGCGCGTGGAGGGCTACACCGACAACACCCCGATCGCCACCGCGCAGTTCCCGTCCAACTGGGAACTGTCGGCGGCACGCGCGGCCAGCGTGGTCCACCTGTTCGCCGACCAGGGCCTGCAGCCCTCGCGGCTGTCGATGATCGGCTACGGCCAGTTCCGCCCGCGTGCCAGCAACGACACGCCGGCCGGCCGCAACGCCAACCGCCGCGTGGTGCTGGTGATCCTGGCCGATTCCGGCGACAGCACCGATGCGACGCCGTCGGCCTCGGACCGCTTGAGCGCCGGCGCCGCGCCGGCCACCCCGACACCCCCCGCCGCGGCGGCCGCCGGCAGCGCCGGCAGTCCCCGCGCTGTACCTGCCATTGAAGGAGTCAACTGA
- a CDS encoding chemotaxis protein CheA translates to MSAVPDDIAADFIIEAQEILDRLGEQLVSLEQAPEDSGQLNAVFRGFHTLKGGAGFLAINAMVELCHAAEETLGMARAGQATLQARHFDAAQQSLDYLQSMLDAFGSGQEPPRAPPELIAQFDAHGDAAPAPAPAKSAAPAPAPKAAAAGDADLISDDEFEALLDQLHGDAPPAATPQALQPAPRAPSPAPKAAAAPAKAAEPEHTVRVDTKRLDAIVNLIGELVLSRNRLKTLRVRLRDEELDRAVSSLDIATARLQSAVMRTRMQPVGKVFSRFPKVARDVARSLNKEVELELIGADTELDRNLVEALADPLVHLVRNAIDHGIEAPALREATGKPRGGHVRLSAQQEGDYVSIEVQDDGAGIDPERLRAKAREKGLIDPEAAARLSTEECLHLVFLPGFSTKSEVTDISGRGVGMDVVQSRIRELSGQIQIQSELGRGSRFLIRVPLTLAILPTLLVQAGDTVYALPLARVVEVLHAPRRSLGWFDGRAVLDRQSHTLPLVDLRQWLNIDAPQLPLLTVVVLQAGESRMGLVVDQVRGREEVVIKPLPRSLRGLPGYAGATLIGDGRLALILDVDGLKA, encoded by the coding sequence ATGAGCGCCGTACCCGACGACATCGCTGCCGATTTCATCATCGAGGCCCAGGAGATCCTGGACCGGCTCGGCGAGCAGTTGGTGTCGCTGGAGCAGGCGCCAGAGGACAGCGGCCAGCTCAACGCCGTGTTCCGCGGCTTCCATACGCTCAAGGGCGGCGCCGGCTTTCTGGCGATCAACGCCATGGTCGAGCTGTGCCACGCCGCGGAGGAAACCCTGGGCATGGCCCGTGCCGGCCAGGCCACCTTGCAGGCGCGGCACTTCGACGCCGCGCAGCAGTCGCTGGACTATCTGCAGTCGATGCTCGACGCCTTCGGCAGCGGCCAGGAGCCGCCGCGCGCGCCGCCTGAGCTGATCGCGCAGTTCGATGCGCACGGCGACGCCGCCCCGGCGCCGGCACCGGCCAAGAGCGCCGCGCCGGCGCCCGCGCCCAAGGCCGCCGCAGCCGGCGATGCGGACCTGATCAGCGACGACGAATTCGAGGCGCTGCTGGACCAGTTGCACGGCGATGCGCCGCCGGCGGCCACGCCGCAGGCGCTGCAGCCGGCGCCGCGCGCACCCAGCCCCGCGCCCAAGGCCGCGGCCGCCCCGGCCAAGGCCGCCGAGCCCGAACACACCGTGCGCGTGGACACCAAGCGCCTGGACGCGATCGTCAACCTGATCGGCGAACTGGTGCTCTCGCGCAACCGGCTCAAGACCCTGCGCGTGCGCCTGCGCGACGAGGAACTGGATCGCGCGGTCAGCAGCCTGGACATCGCCACCGCGCGCCTGCAGTCGGCGGTGATGCGCACGCGCATGCAGCCGGTCGGCAAGGTGTTCTCGCGCTTCCCCAAGGTGGCGCGCGACGTCGCCCGCTCCCTCAACAAGGAAGTGGAACTGGAACTGATCGGCGCCGACACCGAACTGGACCGCAACCTGGTCGAGGCGCTGGCCGATCCGCTGGTGCACCTGGTGCGCAATGCCATCGACCACGGCATCGAGGCGCCGGCGCTGCGCGAGGCCACCGGCAAGCCGCGCGGCGGCCACGTGCGCCTGTCGGCGCAGCAGGAAGGCGACTACGTCAGCATCGAGGTGCAGGACGACGGCGCCGGCATCGACCCGGAACGGCTGCGCGCCAAGGCACGCGAGAAGGGCCTGATCGACCCCGAGGCCGCGGCCCGCCTGAGCACCGAGGAATGCCTGCACCTGGTGTTCCTGCCCGGCTTCTCGACCAAGTCCGAAGTCACCGACATCTCCGGCCGCGGCGTCGGCATGGACGTGGTGCAGTCGCGCATCCGCGAACTCAGCGGGCAGATCCAGATCCAGTCGGAGCTGGGCCGCGGCAGCCGCTTCCTGATCCGCGTGCCGTTGACCCTGGCGATCCTGCCGACCCTGCTGGTGCAGGCCGGCGACACCGTCTACGCGCTGCCGCTGGCGCGCGTGGTCGAAGTGCTGCATGCGCCGCGCCGCTCGCTGGGCTGGTTCGACGGCCGCGCCGTGCTCGACCGGCAGTCGCACACCCTGCCGCTGGTGGACCTGCGCCAGTGGCTCAACATCGACGCCCCGCAACTGCCGCTGCTCACCGTGGTGGTGCTGCAGGCCGGCGAATCGCGCATGGGCCTGGTGGTGGACCAGGTCCGCGGCCGCGAGGAAGTGGTGATCAAGCCGCTGCCGCGCTCCCTGCGTGGCCTGCCCGGCTACGCCGGCGCCACCCTGATCGGCGACGGCCGCCTGGCGCTGATCCTGGATGTGGATGGCTTGAAGGCTTGA
- a CDS encoding P-loop NTPase translates to MPSRDYVNLTNAFPLSATRSEPLGPVRTIAVTGGKGGVGKTNISVNLSMALADMGKRTLLLDADLGLANVDVLLGLTPKFTVADLVAGRCTLEEVLIDMPNGLMVVPAASGRRYMAELPPAQHVGLVNVFSELQRELDVMIVDTAAGITDSVLTFCQAAQDAVVVVCDEPASITDAYALIKVLSRERGVDRVQIVANMVRDLNEGRLLYDKLSRVCEKFLGDVSLNYLGCVPQDDWLRLSVQRQQPVVKAYPSSPSAQAISEIARRTARWQAPTAPRGNVEFFVERIIQRGVAA, encoded by the coding sequence ATGCCGTCGCGTGACTACGTCAATCTGACCAATGCCTTCCCCCTGTCGGCGACGCGCAGCGAACCGCTGGGTCCGGTGCGCACCATCGCCGTGACCGGCGGCAAGGGCGGCGTGGGCAAGACCAACATCTCGGTCAACCTGTCCATGGCGCTGGCCGACATGGGCAAGCGCACCCTGCTGCTGGACGCCGACCTCGGCCTGGCCAACGTCGACGTGCTGCTGGGGCTGACCCCCAAGTTCACCGTGGCCGACCTGGTCGCCGGGCGCTGCACCCTGGAAGAGGTGCTGATCGACATGCCCAACGGGCTGATGGTGGTGCCCGCCGCCTCCGGCCGCCGCTACATGGCCGAGCTGCCGCCGGCCCAGCACGTGGGCCTGGTCAACGTGTTCTCCGAACTGCAGCGCGAGCTGGACGTGATGATCGTCGACACCGCCGCCGGCATCACCGACAGCGTGCTGACCTTCTGCCAGGCCGCGCAGGACGCGGTGGTGGTGGTCTGCGACGAGCCGGCCTCCATCACCGACGCCTACGCCCTGATCAAGGTCCTCTCGCGCGAGCGCGGCGTGGACCGGGTGCAGATCGTCGCCAACATGGTCCGCGACCTCAACGAGGGCCGCCTGCTGTACGACAAGCTCAGCCGGGTCTGCGAGAAGTTCCTCGGCGACGTGTCGCTGAACTACCTGGGCTGCGTGCCGCAGGACGACTGGCTGCGCCTGTCGGTGCAGCGCCAGCAGCCGGTGGTCAAGGCCTACCCGTCCAGCCCGTCGGCGCAGGCGATCTCGGAGATCGCCCGGCGCACCGCGCGCTGGCAGGCGCCGACCGCCCCGCGCGGCAACGTCGAGTTCTTCGTCGAACGCATCATCCAGCGCGGGGTGGCCGCATGA
- a CDS encoding RNA polymerase sigma factor FliA has translation MNAAAHYRAVQRNSANDYIAQHSDLVRRIAHHLAARLPASVEIDDLIQAGMIGLIEASRSYDAEQGASFETYASIRIRGAMIDEIRRGDWVPRSVHRRARDAASAIRKIEQSTGRAAAANEVAAAMEMPLPEYLRLMEDAARGQVLSLESRIEDHGELDTIAKGGPNPQQMLERSEFGRELGKAIAQLPEREQLVLSLYYEQELNLKEIGAVLGVSESRVCQIHGQATVRLRGRLKAFEVADAGLEDEE, from the coding sequence ATGAACGCCGCCGCCCACTACCGCGCCGTCCAGCGCAACAGCGCCAACGACTACATCGCCCAGCACTCGGACCTGGTCCGGCGCATCGCCCACCACCTGGCGGCGCGGCTGCCGGCCAGCGTGGAGATCGACGACCTGATCCAGGCCGGCATGATCGGCCTGATCGAGGCCTCGCGCAGCTACGACGCCGAACAGGGCGCCTCGTTCGAGACCTACGCCTCGATCCGCATCCGCGGCGCGATGATCGACGAGATCCGCCGCGGCGACTGGGTGCCGCGCTCGGTGCACCGCCGCGCCCGCGATGCCGCCTCGGCGATCCGCAAGATCGAGCAGAGCACCGGCCGCGCCGCCGCCGCCAACGAAGTGGCCGCGGCGATGGAGATGCCGCTTCCCGAATACCTGCGTTTGATGGAAGATGCCGCCCGCGGCCAGGTGCTGAGCCTGGAGTCGCGCATCGAGGACCATGGCGAGCTGGATACCATCGCCAAGGGCGGACCCAATCCGCAGCAGATGCTCGAGCGCAGCGAATTCGGCCGCGAGCTGGGCAAGGCCATCGCGCAATTGCCCGAACGCGAGCAGTTGGTGCTGTCGCTGTACTACGAGCAGGAATTGAACCTCAAGGAAATCGGCGCGGTGCTCGGGGTCAGCGAGTCGCGCGTGTGTCAGATCCATGGCCAGGCCACGGTACGGTTGCGCGGACGCCTGAAGGCGTTCGAGGTCGCCGATGCCGGTCTGGAAGACGAAGAATAG
- a CDS encoding protein phosphatase CheZ has protein sequence MEATAERTALIERLQGALDALENGDEAGWRREIDTLAAWRTRPMMQGLSRLARDLGQALGELPMVPSEAGELDDACSRLDHVVEMTEQASHRTLDLAEECRALANQLAAGGLSGDQSEILDKIRHNLTEMALAQSFQDLTGQIIRRVAGIVRRVHEGFGALGLPPKEERKADGSLAGPALPGLDRHGVSQNDADDLLSGLGL, from the coding sequence ATGGAAGCCACCGCCGAACGTACTGCCCTGATCGAACGCCTGCAAGGCGCGCTGGACGCGCTGGAAAACGGCGACGAGGCCGGCTGGCGCAGGGAGATCGACACCCTCGCCGCCTGGCGCACGCGGCCGATGATGCAGGGCCTGAGCCGGCTCGCGCGCGATCTGGGCCAGGCGCTCGGCGAACTGCCGATGGTGCCCAGCGAGGCCGGCGAGCTGGACGATGCCTGCTCGCGCCTGGACCACGTGGTGGAGATGACCGAACAGGCCAGCCACCGCACCCTGGACCTGGCCGAGGAATGCCGTGCGCTGGCCAACCAGCTGGCGGCCGGCGGCCTCAGCGGCGACCAGAGCGAGATCCTCGACAAGATCCGCCACAACCTCACCGAAATGGCCCTGGCGCAGAGCTTCCAGGACCTGACCGGGCAGATCATCCGCCGCGTCGCCGGCATCGTGCGCCGCGTACACGAAGGCTTCGGCGCGCTGGGTCTGCCGCCGAAGGAAGAACGCAAGGCCGACGGCAGCCTGGCCGGCCCGGCCCTGCCCGGCCTGGACCGCCACGGCGTGTCGCAGAACGACGCCGACGACCTGCTCTCGGGCCTGGGACTGTAA
- a CDS encoding flagellar motor protein produces MDKLSLIGLLLAILSLIGGSILKGAGISALWSPAAFVIVIVGTVAAILVHTPPSVFRRAFQIAKWILWPPPSDRQALLKQIVEWSNIARRQGLLGLENQVPQQQDPFVRKGLQMLVDGVEPEAIRHMLEIDLEGQEHCDLAAAKVFEGMGIYAPTLGIIGAVLGLIAVMKNLADPSKLGHGIAAAFTATIYGIASANLLFLPMAAKLKSVIKHSCGEREMIIEGLIAIAQGENPRNIESKLAGFLH; encoded by the coding sequence ATGGACAAGCTCAGTCTCATCGGCCTGCTGTTGGCGATTCTGTCGCTCATCGGCGGCAGCATCCTCAAGGGCGCCGGCATTTCGGCGCTGTGGTCGCCGGCTGCGTTCGTGATCGTGATCGTCGGCACCGTCGCCGCGATCCTGGTGCACACCCCGCCGTCCGTGTTCCGCCGTGCGTTCCAGATCGCCAAGTGGATCCTGTGGCCGCCGCCGAGCGATCGCCAGGCGCTGCTCAAGCAGATCGTGGAATGGAGCAACATCGCCCGCCGCCAGGGCCTGCTCGGCCTGGAGAACCAGGTGCCGCAGCAGCAGGATCCGTTCGTGCGCAAGGGCCTGCAGATGCTGGTGGACGGCGTGGAGCCGGAAGCCATCCGGCACATGCTGGAGATCGACCTGGAAGGCCAGGAACATTGCGACCTGGCCGCGGCCAAGGTGTTCGAGGGCATGGGCATCTATGCGCCGACGCTGGGCATCATCGGCGCGGTGCTGGGCCTGATCGCGGTGATGAAGAACCTGGCCGACCCGAGCAAGCTCGGCCACGGCATCGCCGCCGCCTTCACCGCCACCATCTACGGCATCGCCTCGGCCAACCTGCTGTTCCTGCCGATGGCCGCCAAGCTCAAGAGCGTGATCAAGCACAGCTGCGGCGAGCGCGAAATGATCATCGAAGGGTTGATCGCCATCGCCCAGGGCGAGAACCCGCGCAACATCGAATCGAAACTGGCCGGATTCTTGCATTGA
- the flhA gene encoding flagellar biosynthesis protein FlhA, which yields MNTRKVMDMIKHGLGAPVIVLLMLAMVVVPLAAPVLDALFTFNIAISLMVLLAVVYVKRPLEFSIFPIVLLMTTMLRLALNVASTRVILINGQNGHGAAGKVIEAFGEFVIGGNYAVGIVVFAILTIINFVVITKGAGRVSEVTARFILDAMPGKQMAIDADLNAGLLTREEAKARREEVREEADFYGSMDGASKFIRGDAIAGILILFINLIGGMAVGVLQHGMPFAQAASTYTLLSIGDGLVAQLPALLVSSAVAMLVTRASRSQDMGASMMGQVFGQHKALAVAAAILGLVGLIPGMPNVAFLTLALILGLLAWKMWKRSLLPPPAAAEAAPQAAAAAQANAELGWDELRPIDPLGLEVGYRLIPLVDKAQGGELMARIKGVRRKLTQDIGFLVPPVHIRDNLELPANAYRLLVHGVPVATADIHPDRELALDPGGALGKIDGIPGKDPAFGLDAIWIQPHLRAQAETMGYTVVDPATVIATHLSHLIREHAPELLGHEEVQQLLATLAKSAPKLVEDLTPKALPLSVVVRVLQNLLIEKIPVRQLRKIVEALVEHAPQSQEPGALTAAVRNALGRFIVQEIAGMAPELPVFTLAPQLERVLQDSTQGNGAALEPGLAERLHQSLADCVSKQEARNEPAVVLVPAQVRAALARLVRHSVPALSVLSYSEVPEDKRLKLVGTIS from the coding sequence ATGAATACGCGCAAAGTCATGGACATGATCAAGCACGGGCTCGGCGCCCCGGTGATCGTGTTGCTGATGCTGGCGATGGTGGTGGTGCCGCTGGCCGCCCCGGTGCTGGACGCCCTGTTCACCTTCAACATCGCCATCTCGCTGATGGTGCTGCTGGCGGTGGTGTACGTGAAGCGGCCGCTGGAGTTCAGCATCTTCCCGATCGTGCTGCTGATGACCACGATGCTGCGCCTGGCGCTGAACGTGGCCTCCACCCGCGTGATCCTGATCAACGGCCAGAACGGCCACGGCGCCGCCGGCAAGGTGATCGAGGCCTTCGGCGAATTCGTGATCGGCGGCAACTATGCGGTCGGCATCGTGGTGTTCGCGATCCTGACCATCATCAACTTCGTGGTCATCACCAAGGGCGCCGGGCGCGTGTCGGAAGTGACCGCGCGCTTCATCCTCGACGCCATGCCCGGCAAGCAGATGGCGATCGACGCCGACCTCAACGCCGGCCTGCTGACCCGCGAGGAAGCCAAGGCCCGCCGCGAGGAAGTGCGCGAGGAAGCCGACTTCTACGGCTCGATGGACGGCGCCAGCAAGTTCATCCGCGGCGACGCCATCGCCGGCATCCTGATCCTGTTCATCAACCTGATCGGCGGCATGGCGGTCGGCGTGCTGCAGCATGGCATGCCGTTCGCGCAGGCGGCCTCCACCTATACCCTGCTGTCGATCGGCGACGGCCTGGTCGCGCAGTTGCCGGCGCTGCTGGTGTCCTCGGCGGTGGCGATGCTGGTCACCCGCGCCTCGCGTTCGCAGGACATGGGCGCCTCGATGATGGGCCAGGTGTTCGGCCAGCATAAGGCGCTGGCGGTGGCCGCCGCGATCCTGGGCCTGGTCGGCCTGATCCCGGGCATGCCCAATGTCGCTTTCTTGACGCTGGCGCTGATCCTGGGCCTGCTGGCCTGGAAGATGTGGAAGCGCAGCCTGCTGCCGCCGCCGGCCGCCGCCGAGGCGGCGCCGCAGGCCGCGGCTGCGGCCCAGGCCAATGCCGAACTGGGCTGGGACGAACTGCGCCCGATCGACCCGCTGGGCCTGGAGGTCGGCTACCGGCTGATCCCGCTGGTGGACAAGGCCCAGGGCGGCGAACTGATGGCCCGCATCAAGGGCGTGCGCCGCAAGCTGACCCAGGACATCGGCTTCCTGGTGCCGCCGGTGCATATCCGCGACAACCTGGAATTGCCGGCCAATGCCTACCGCCTGCTGGTGCACGGCGTGCCGGTGGCCACCGCTGACATCCACCCGGACCGCGAACTGGCGCTGGACCCGGGCGGCGCGCTCGGCAAGATCGACGGCATTCCCGGCAAGGACCCGGCGTTCGGCCTGGATGCGATCTGGATCCAGCCGCACCTGCGCGCCCAGGCCGAGACCATGGGCTACACCGTGGTCGACCCGGCCACGGTGATCGCCACCCACCTCTCGCACCTGATCCGTGAGCACGCCCCGGAACTGCTCGGCCACGAGGAAGTGCAGCAGCTGCTGGCGACCCTGGCCAAGAGCGCGCCCAAGCTGGTCGAGGATCTCACCCCCAAGGCGCTGCCGCTGTCGGTGGTGGTGCGGGTGCTGCAGAACCTGCTGATCGAGAAGATCCCGGTGCGGCAGCTGCGCAAGATCGTCGAGGCCCTGGTCGAGCATGCCCCGCAGAGTCAGGAACCCGGCGCGCTGACCGCCGCCGTGCGCAACGCCCTGGGCCGTTTCATCGTCCAGGAGATCGCCGGCATGGCCCCGGAACTGCCGGTGTTCACCCTGGCCCCGCAATTGGAACGTGTCTTGCAGGACTCTACCCAGGGCAACGGCGCGGCGCTGGAACCCGGACTGGCCGAACGCTTGCACCAAAGTCTGGCGGACTGCGTGAGCAAGCAGGAGGCGCGCAACGAACCGGCAGTGGTGCTGGTCCCGGCGCAGGTCCGCGCCGCCCTCGCCCGCCTGGTCCGCCACAGCGTCCCCGCGCTGTCGGTCCTGTCCTACAGCGAAGTGCCGGAGGACAAGCGGCTGAAGCTGGTGGGCACGATCAGTTGA
- the flhF gene encoding flagellar biosynthesis protein FlhF — translation MKIKRFVAPDMRTAFRMVRDEHGPDAVILSNRRTDEGIEIVAASNYDEALVQRALDAVRPDEAPRAAAAQAPAAPAPRAARGESAAANPAMAMMAAISERRGGAAPAAPAAPAARPLTQPAALAASAMPAAAAPAAAARPAAAAKAPARADFSIPEDVFRNAPISVPMPSPFAAATAAPAVDAAPAWRDDVAAVALTPVASPAPAAPSVAKADAPATAGIPAAAALAAVPTFPAPQNDEQLTQLRDELALMRQMIEREMNRLTDERLRGSPVRAQALELMDDYGFDSGITRDVVMQIPADLELHRGRGLMLGLLSKRLPIAALDPLEEGGVIALIGPTGAGKTTTIAKLASRFLERHAARDVALVTTDTVRVGGREQLHSYGRQLGIAVHEADSDAALQQLLERLADYKLVLIDTAGMGQRDRALAAQLHWLRASRVVRSLLVLPANAHFSDLDEVVRRFAGADPQGVIMTKLDETGRFGSALSVVVDHRLPITWVTDGQRVPDDLHRANAASLVLRLEDLRRAADKPCTPEQTHAVA, via the coding sequence ATGAAGATCAAACGCTTTGTCGCCCCCGACATGCGCACCGCCTTCCGGATGGTGCGCGACGAGCACGGCCCGGATGCGGTGATCCTGTCCAACCGGCGTACCGACGAGGGCATCGAGATCGTCGCCGCCAGCAATTACGACGAAGCCCTGGTGCAGCGGGCGCTGGATGCGGTGCGCCCGGACGAGGCGCCGCGCGCCGCCGCGGCGCAGGCACCGGCCGCTCCCGCCCCGCGCGCCGCGCGTGGTGAGAGCGCCGCGGCCAACCCGGCGATGGCGATGATGGCCGCGATCAGCGAACGCCGCGGCGGTGCCGCGCCGGCCGCCCCGGCCGCGCCCGCGGCCCGGCCGCTGACCCAGCCGGCGGCGCTGGCCGCCTCGGCCATGCCCGCCGCGGCGGCGCCGGCCGCCGCAGCGCGTCCGGCCGCAGCGGCCAAGGCCCCGGCCCGCGCCGACTTCAGCATCCCCGAGGACGTGTTCCGCAACGCCCCGATCAGCGTGCCGATGCCCAGCCCGTTCGCCGCCGCCACCGCGGCGCCGGCCGTCGACGCCGCGCCGGCCTGGCGCGACGACGTCGCCGCGGTGGCGCTGACCCCGGTGGCGAGCCCGGCCCCGGCCGCGCCCAGCGTGGCCAAGGCCGACGCGCCGGCCACTGCCGGAATCCCGGCGGCGGCGGCGCTGGCGGCGGTGCCGACCTTCCCCGCCCCGCAGAACGACGAACAATTGACGCAGCTGCGCGACGAACTGGCGCTGATGCGGCAGATGATCGAGCGCGAGATGAACCGCCTCACCGACGAGCGTCTGCGCGGCTCGCCGGTCCGCGCCCAGGCGCTGGAGCTGATGGACGACTACGGCTTCGACAGCGGCATCACTCGCGACGTGGTCATGCAGATCCCCGCCGACCTGGAGCTGCACCGCGGCCGCGGGCTGATGCTGGGCCTGCTGTCCAAGCGCCTGCCGATCGCCGCGCTGGATCCCCTCGAGGAAGGCGGCGTGATCGCCCTGATCGGCCCCACCGGCGCCGGCAAGACCACCACCATCGCCAAGCTGGCCTCGCGCTTCCTGGAGCGCCATGCCGCCCGCGACGTGGCCCTGGTCACCACCGACACCGTCCGCGTCGGCGGCCGCGAACAGCTGCACAGCTACGGCCGCCAGCTCGGCATCGCCGTGCACGAGGCCGACAGCGATGCCGCGCTGCAGCAGCTGCTGGAACGCCTGGCCGACTACAAGCTGGTGCTGATCGACACCGCCGGCATGGGCCAGCGCGACCGCGCCCTGGCCGCCCAGTTGCACTGGCTGCGCGCCTCGCGCGTGGTCCGATCCTTGCTGGTCCTCCCTGCCAACGCCCATTTCTCCGACCTGGACGAGGTGGTGCGCCGGTTCGCCGGCGCCGACCCACAGGGGGTCATCATGACCAAGTTGGACGAGACCGGGCGGTTCGGCAGTGCCTTGTCGGTGGTCGTGGACCACCGCCTCCCCATCACCTGGGTGACCGATGGACAGCGTGTGCCGGACGACCTGCACCGCGCCAACGCCGCCAGCCTGGTATTGCGCCTTGAAGATTTGCGGCGCGCTGCCGATAAGCCCTGTACTCCGGAGCAGACCCATGCCGTCGCGTGA
- the cheY gene encoding chemotaxis response regulator CheY, with the protein MNKNMRILIVDDFSTMRRIVKNLLGDLGFTNTAEAEDGNSALAALRSAPFEFVVTDWNMPGMTGIDLLRNIRADDKLKHLPVLMVTAEAKREQIIEAAQCGVNGYIIKPFTAQTLQEKLGKIFERLGATA; encoded by the coding sequence GTGAACAAGAACATGCGGATTTTGATCGTGGACGATTTCTCGACGATGCGACGCATCGTCAAGAATCTGCTCGGCGATCTGGGCTTCACCAATACCGCCGAGGCCGAAGACGGCAACAGCGCCCTGGCCGCGCTGCGCTCGGCGCCGTTCGAGTTCGTGGTCACCGACTGGAACATGCCGGGCATGACCGGCATCGATCTGCTGCGCAACATCCGCGCCGACGACAAGCTCAAGCACCTGCCGGTGCTGATGGTCACCGCCGAGGCCAAGCGCGAGCAGATCATCGAGGCCGCGCAGTGCGGCGTGAACGGCTACATCATCAAGCCGTTCACCGCGCAGACGCTGCAGGAGAAGCTGGGCAAGATCTTCGAGCGCCTGGGGGCGACTGCCTAA